One window from the genome of Acidimicrobiia bacterium encodes:
- a CDS encoding LCP family protein: protein MTQPTPPPLPSPSRVPVPPPPPRTWVKKAIVTFLIVANLIVFGVLGAVWLAARKVSGAVSTIPATDLSLPDRPGQVGDPRTFLLIGSDSRANLDDLTNFGNFGGQRADVIILIRVDPGTDSVQMLSLPRDLKIVHNGVTTKINATFTNGPSGIVEAVRNFTGSPIHHYLQVEFSGFAGIVDAIGGIEMTFPYPARDIRSGFEADAGKQVLDGRNALAFARSRNYQEFRDGSWVSVAGNDINRTRRQQDVLMAILTQIDRPSSIGGFNDLLDALGRFVVTDEGFNEEEIIELAWTMRNVGSEDLDAMTLPVRISTEGGTSYVIPVEPDSSAAIAAFLAGQRMSPEPGLAAAIQVQNGNGREGSASQVAEVLGGGGFNVVDTTDAGRADFAVTQVVARPNFLHIAEEIVDFLGYGEAVVGGIRDGVDIVVIVGLDAPSA, encoded by the coding sequence ATGACGCAGCCCACCCCGCCTCCGCTTCCGTCGCCCTCGCGCGTCCCGGTGCCCCCACCGCCGCCGCGCACTTGGGTGAAGAAGGCGATCGTCACCTTCCTCATCGTCGCCAATCTGATCGTCTTCGGGGTGCTCGGGGCGGTGTGGCTGGCGGCGCGCAAGGTCTCGGGGGCGGTCTCGACCATCCCGGCCACCGATCTCAGCCTGCCCGATCGTCCCGGCCAAGTGGGCGATCCCCGGACCTTTCTCCTCATCGGGTCGGACAGCCGGGCGAACCTCGACGACCTGACCAACTTCGGCAACTTTGGCGGCCAGCGCGCCGACGTGATCATCCTGATCAGGGTCGATCCCGGCACGGACTCGGTGCAGATGCTCTCGTTGCCCCGGGATCTCAAGATCGTCCACAACGGCGTCACCACGAAGATCAACGCCACCTTCACCAACGGCCCATCCGGCATCGTCGAGGCGGTGAGGAACTTCACCGGATCCCCCATCCACCACTACCTCCAGGTGGAGTTCTCAGGATTCGCCGGCATCGTGGACGCCATCGGCGGGATCGAGATGACCTTCCCCTACCCGGCCCGGGACATTCGGTCGGGCTTCGAGGCCGATGCCGGCAAGCAGGTACTAGACGGGCGAAACGCCCTCGCCTTTGCCCGTAGCCGTAACTATCAAGAGTTTCGCGACGGCTCGTGGGTCTCGGTCGCCGGCAATGACATCAACCGGACCCGGCGGCAGCAGGATGTGCTGATGGCGATCCTCACCCAGATCGACCGTCCTTCTTCGATCGGCGGCTTCAACGACTTGCTCGATGCGCTCGGCAGGTTCGTGGTGACCGACGAGGGCTTCAACGAGGAAGAGATCATCGAGCTCGCCTGGACGATGCGCAATGTCGGGTCGGAGGATCTCGATGCGATGACCCTGCCGGTGCGAATCAGCACCGAGGGGGGGACCTCCTATGTCATCCCGGTGGAGCCCGACTCCAGTGCGGCAATCGCCGCCTTCCTCGCCGGACAACGGATGAGCCCGGAGCCGGGCCTCGCCGCGGCGATCCAGGTGCAGAACGGGAACGGTCGCGAAGGTTCAGCGAGCCAGGTGGCGGAGGTGCTCGGCGGCGGCGGCTTCAACGTGGTCGACACCACGGACGCGGGTCGGGCCGACTTCGCGGTCACCCAGGTGGTGGCCCGTCCCAACTTCCTTCACATCGCCGAGGAGATCGTGGACTTCCTCGGCTACGGCGAGGCGGTGGTCGGCGGTATCCGCGACGGCGTGGACATCGTGGTTATCGTCGGGCTCGATGCCCCCTCCGCCTGA
- a CDS encoding DUF5719 family protein, producing MRRTPIAVLIGALLAGAYLLPAPDPAPEPLAGVIIERPGIESPIDAAIWYCSWAQSGAERDSMVSVASMMPAQAEFTFPVAIPGEDPDTAQLEMLGPGAAVLTLSDIAQRGDSPSFIEFTGGPSAATATVVGDVLAADTCAASGPDEWFFVGGSTRTGETLRLRLFNPFPEIARVTVSGFSEIGVEALGELRSLTVNPRSWRDIDFQELLRQRETLVISVRTESGLIVPSMSFANDADEAWWSGTGLSTEWEFPVARQAGLEDAAIVVANPGLAPAEITVDIFTRAGPQPAALTFTVEAESPLRIGFADIEETVIGARLTATSPVAAAVVATGEAGTAVTSGIPATSSTWLLPGLRAAEPDEGFLWLLNSGDEAVTVTIGVLTASATINTKEVLDPGTIRRIQVDDVTALGYVVFAADPFSAGWSIVGSTGAAFSTGLSVQEE from the coding sequence GTGAGGCGCACTCCGATTGCCGTGTTGATCGGAGCGCTGCTCGCCGGGGCGTATTTGCTGCCCGCCCCCGACCCGGCACCCGAGCCCCTTGCCGGGGTAATCATCGAACGGCCGGGCATCGAATCGCCCATCGACGCCGCCATCTGGTACTGCTCGTGGGCCCAGTCGGGGGCGGAGCGAGACTCGATGGTGTCGGTGGCCTCGATGATGCCTGCGCAGGCGGAGTTCACCTTCCCGGTGGCGATCCCCGGGGAAGATCCGGATACGGCTCAGCTGGAGATGCTCGGGCCGGGCGCGGCGGTCCTGACCCTTTCGGACATCGCCCAGCGGGGCGACTCTCCCTCATTCATCGAGTTCACCGGCGGCCCGTCGGCGGCCACCGCCACCGTGGTTGGCGACGTGCTCGCCGCGGACACATGTGCTGCCTCCGGTCCCGACGAGTGGTTCTTCGTTGGGGGATCCACTCGTACCGGAGAGACCCTTCGCTTGCGGCTCTTCAACCCGTTCCCCGAGATCGCCAGGGTCACGGTCTCTGGATTCTCGGAGATCGGCGTCGAAGCTCTGGGCGAGTTGCGGTCGCTCACCGTCAACCCCCGGTCGTGGCGCGATATCGACTTTCAGGAATTGCTGCGCCAGCGGGAGACGCTCGTGATCTCGGTTCGCACCGAAAGCGGTTTGATCGTGCCATCGATGTCGTTCGCGAACGACGCCGACGAGGCCTGGTGGAGTGGAACCGGGCTCTCGACCGAGTGGGAGTTCCCGGTCGCCCGTCAGGCGGGTCTGGAGGATGCCGCCATCGTGGTGGCCAACCCCGGACTCGCTCCCGCCGAGATCACGGTCGACATCTTCACGCGGGCCGGGCCGCAGCCAGCCGCACTGACGTTCACGGTCGAGGCCGAATCTCCCCTTCGAATCGGATTCGCTGACATCGAGGAGACGGTGATCGGAGCCCGGCTCACTGCAACCTCGCCGGTTGCCGCGGCCGTGGTGGCAACGGGGGAGGCGGGCACCGCCGTGACTTCCGGGATACCGGCGACATCGAGTACCTGGCTGCTGCCGGGGCTTCGCGCAGCCGAACCCGACGAAGGCTTCTTGTGGCTCCTTAACTCCGGCGACGAGGCGGTCACCGTCACCATCGGTGTGCTGACCGCCTCGGCGACGATCAACACGAAGGAGGTCCTCGACCCGGGAACCATCCGTCGCATTCAGGTCGACGACGTGACCGCGCTGGGCTACGTGGTCTTTGCCGCCGACCCCTTCAGCGCCGGTTGGAGCATCGTTGGGTCGACCGGTGCGGCGTTTTCGACCGGCCTATCCGTTCAGGAGGAGTGA
- a CDS encoding GDP-mannose 4,6-dehydratase → MTRKAIVTGGAGFIGSHLVELLVDREWEVLVVDDLSSGRIDNLADARRRGIANIHVTGIDEPELADLVARFAPEVIFHLAAQSKVRPSVDDPLNDARINVLGTVNLLEAARKAGVRKLCFASTGGAIYGDGVKLPAKETSAKAPESPYGISKKVVEDYFRWYSEMYGVDYTLLALANVYGPRQDPGLEGGVTAIFSLAMLEGRRPVIFGNGTQTRDFVYVEDVCDAFHRAADTAGGQFINIGSGVETSVLTLYEVLAGITGYPTKPEFAPAKPGEIQRSVLDASRAKKELGWEAWTSLEEGLAKTVEWYRGKGD, encoded by the coding sequence ATGACCAGGAAGGCAATCGTCACCGGCGGGGCCGGATTCATCGGCAGCCACCTCGTCGAACTGCTGGTCGACCGCGAATGGGAGGTGCTCGTCGTCGACGATCTGTCGTCGGGCCGCATCGACAACCTCGCCGACGCCCGGCGACGGGGCATTGCCAACATCCACGTGACTGGGATCGATGAGCCGGAGCTGGCCGACCTGGTGGCGCGGTTCGCCCCCGAGGTGATCTTCCATCTGGCCGCCCAGTCGAAGGTGCGACCGTCCGTCGACGATCCGCTCAACGACGCCCGGATCAATGTCCTGGGGACGGTGAACCTGCTCGAGGCCGCTCGCAAGGCCGGGGTCCGCAAGCTCTGCTTCGCCTCGACTGGCGGGGCGATCTACGGCGACGGGGTGAAGCTCCCCGCCAAGGAGACTTCGGCGAAGGCCCCCGAGTCGCCGTATGGCATCTCCAAGAAGGTGGTCGAGGATTACTTCCGCTGGTACTCGGAGATGTACGGGGTCGACTACACCCTGCTGGCGCTGGCCAACGTCTATGGACCCCGCCAGGACCCGGGCCTCGAAGGCGGGGTCACCGCCATCTTCTCGCTTGCGATGCTCGAGGGGCGTCGGCCGGTGATATTCGGCAACGGCACCCAGACCCGCGACTTCGTCTACGTCGAAGACGTGTGCGACGCCTTCCATCGCGCCGCCGACACCGCCGGTGGCCAGTTCATCAACATCGGCAGCGGGGTCGAGACCTCGGTGCTCACCCTCTACGAGGTGCTCGCCGGGATCACCGGCTATCCAACCAAACCCGAGTTCGCGCCCGCCAAGCCCGGCGAAATCCAGCGATCGGTACTCGACGCGTCGCGCGCCAAGAAGGAACTCGGATGGGAGGCGTGGACTTCGCTCGAGGAGGGTCTGGCGAAGACAGTGGAGTGGTATCGGGGCAAGGGCGATTAG
- the cofE gene encoding coenzyme F420-0:L-glutamate ligase: MTLVITPLPGIPEVTKGDDLPTMLLDAIRRAGLEPEPGDVLVVTHKAVSKAEGAVVDLEGEEEPAYRALAMREAVDIIRRRGDLIIARTKHGFICANAGVDRSNAAPGTAVLLPHDPDRSAHGIRMAIKAATGVDLAVIISDTFGRPWRKGLVDVAIGLSGMDAILDLKGTVDANGRELHVTEIAVIDEIAAAADLVMGKATSVPAALLRGLEFSPGEGRARDLVRSAEEDLFL, encoded by the coding sequence ATGACGCTCGTCATCACCCCCCTCCCCGGAATCCCTGAGGTCACCAAGGGGGACGATCTCCCCACCATGCTCCTCGACGCCATCCGCCGCGCCGGCCTCGAACCCGAGCCGGGCGATGTGCTGGTGGTCACCCACAAGGCGGTCTCGAAGGCAGAAGGTGCCGTAGTGGACCTCGAAGGCGAGGAGGAACCCGCCTACCGGGCGCTGGCGATGCGAGAGGCGGTCGACATCATCCGCCGCCGCGGCGACCTCATCATCGCCCGCACCAAGCACGGCTTCATCTGCGCCAACGCCGGCGTCGACCGTTCCAACGCCGCCCCCGGCACCGCGGTGCTCCTCCCCCACGATCCCGACCGCTCCGCCCACGGCATCCGCATGGCGATCAAGGCCGCCACCGGCGTCGACCTGGCAGTCATCATCAGCGACACCTTCGGCCGCCCCTGGCGCAAAGGCCTGGTCGACGTAGCGATCGGCCTCTCCGGCATGGACGCCATCCTCGACCTCAAAGGCACCGTCGACGCCAACGGCCGCGAACTCCATGTCACCGAAATCGCCGTAATCGACGAAATCGCCGCCGCCGCCGACCTGGTCATGGGCAAAGCGACTTCGGTGCCGGCGGCTCTGCTCAGGGGACTGGAGTTCTCACCGGGAGAGGGGCGGGCGCGCGACCTGGTGAGGTCGGCGGAGGAAGATCTGTTTCTGTAG
- a CDS encoding NDP-sugar synthase: MTPRQAVLLVGGRGTRMWPLSAEVPKGLLPLAGVPFVDYQIARLAEVGVEEVFLAVDTEHLAAWQAYAAGVDSLAVHLSVEEERLDTAGPVRAVLDRLDGLFFVLNGDVVVQADLGELVAAVPDTAAATLALVEVVDTSAYGVVVTDADGMVERFVEKPPAENAPAKTVNAGIYLMRPEALDIYEPGSLSFERVVFPDLVAAGRLAGVVVDAGWIDIGTPSLYLDTHAAVLLEAGHAHVAPPGVATSGSWAWVAPDATVAEGAVVAESVILGGATVDEGAVVRRAVVGWGAHVGSGVSVTGDSVVGPRATIHSGCELDHGMRIGPDVVLTERAVTFTPPK; the protein is encoded by the coding sequence ATGACCCCGAGGCAAGCCGTGCTCCTGGTGGGTGGCCGCGGTACTCGCATGTGGCCGTTGAGTGCCGAGGTACCTAAGGGTCTGCTTCCCCTCGCCGGGGTGCCCTTCGTCGATTACCAGATCGCCCGCCTGGCGGAAGTCGGGGTCGAAGAGGTGTTCCTCGCCGTCGACACCGAGCATCTCGCGGCCTGGCAGGCGTACGCCGCCGGCGTCGATTCGTTGGCGGTCCATCTCTCGGTCGAGGAAGAACGCCTCGATACTGCCGGGCCGGTGCGGGCGGTCCTCGACAGGCTCGACGGCCTGTTCTTCGTCCTCAACGGCGACGTCGTGGTGCAGGCGGACCTCGGTGAGCTGGTGGCGGCCGTCCCCGATACCGCGGCGGCGACATTGGCCCTGGTCGAAGTGGTGGACACGAGCGCATACGGAGTGGTGGTCACGGATGCCGACGGCATGGTCGAACGATTCGTCGAGAAACCCCCTGCCGAGAATGCGCCGGCGAAGACCGTGAACGCCGGCATCTATTTGATGCGACCCGAGGCGCTGGACATCTACGAGCCGGGGTCACTTTCGTTCGAGCGGGTCGTGTTCCCCGACCTCGTCGCCGCCGGGCGGCTTGCCGGGGTCGTGGTAGACGCCGGCTGGATCGACATCGGTACTCCGTCGCTGTACCTCGACACCCATGCCGCGGTGCTGCTCGAGGCAGGGCACGCTCATGTGGCGCCTCCCGGCGTCGCCACCAGCGGCTCCTGGGCCTGGGTGGCCCCCGACGCCACGGTCGCGGAGGGCGCCGTGGTGGCGGAATCGGTCATCCTCGGCGGGGCGACGGTCGATGAAGGGGCGGTGGTCCGCCGGGCCGTCGTTGGTTGGGGGGCCCACGTCGGTTCGGGGGTGAGTGTCACCGGCGACAGCGTGGTGGGGCCACGGGCGACGATCCACTCGGGGTGCGAGCTGGATCACGGGATGAGGATCGGCCCTGACGTGGTACTCACCGAACGGGCCGTGACATTCACGCCTCCGAAATGA
- a CDS encoding DUF3499 family protein, with amino-acid sequence MTEHCVRCATPAGIVMRFHYMERTMWLEDLREPVVPGAGYAMCEDHAGRMTPPVGWTLVDRRQPVRPLFASLEVA; translated from the coding sequence ATGACCGAACACTGCGTTCGCTGCGCGACCCCGGCCGGCATCGTGATGCGGTTCCATTACATGGAGCGCACGATGTGGCTCGAGGATCTTCGAGAGCCCGTCGTCCCCGGCGCCGGGTACGCGATGTGCGAAGACCACGCCGGGCGGATGACGCCACCGGTGGGTTGGACCCTCGTCGACCGCCGGCAGCCGGTTCGCCCGCTATTCGCTTCGCTCGAAGTCGCCTGA
- a CDS encoding glycosyltransferase family 2 protein, translating into MSTDPSTPSAAPAPSVAAVVTADDAALLQRCLEAIGRQVYGPSKVFVVGGDEAVRRVAADSDASWRPNIGGIYDTMGPDISYIWALRQRARPEPGALKALIEDGARVDASVAGSKVVDFENPELLISVGYATDVFDAPYSGLQEGELDQEQYDVIRDVASVAGTSVLIRRDIFRGLGGLDPKMTQTSAAIDFCQRARLRGGRVVVIPSSVVRYEGPDPAPKWRERAGETRAMIKAYSGLTLLWALPVAFLVGLLESVLALFVGRFPLPGVIAAGFWNIWKLPSAIGARWQARRGREVGDEELFRYQVNGSARLRQIYEEVGERLRSRFPEGVLSGFNEAVEAGQQRIRKPAFFIGFLAILFGLMATRGIWGDHLPVGGFSLPPPDSAVATLGAYAGGWNPAGLGSPEVLHPSVAATALVQLLTLGRGGAAVAVIVLGSFLLGIFGMARLLRTWGIGSVPGYFSGIVLMGGFALAGATASTHWTAIPSVAALPWAVSGALRPWTGGRLAKAGRFAGVVLPVGVIAAFTPLALVVPVVALVIWALVGLGNRWGAVGRISIAAVAALPLLLPWVPYADLLGHLGEGDKAFWDPAWPMVLLVALAVFGALASRDPVLMSLSAWGAVLAALGAIAARSGSFGSGAAVEVVGQIAAALGVAVVVGCALDANSRRKQVRGTEYIGVVAGTTATVVLVMLTMLVAGPGRAGLPADELTGDLAFAVPQNAAPTRVLMFGIALPGTTRQLEGLPYRVIVPPYPTTWESRLNEPRLGDDALHAVLEDLLDGRVRRAGGLLAEFGIGWVVFSEPSPLEQVFAAQLDLVPLTSLRFPVFRNEVPTALALTPDGTGWNLAGTGYRSGDGAATPAIAIASNADHRWGPGSWEQVEWWNQVVPSERSVQFQPYGPRRMMAIAAGVWLAALAALWALSRRRVKS; encoded by the coding sequence ATGTCCACGGATCCTTCCACTCCCAGCGCGGCTCCCGCGCCCTCCGTCGCCGCGGTGGTCACTGCGGACGACGCGGCATTGCTTCAGCGGTGCCTCGAAGCGATCGGTCGGCAAGTGTACGGACCGTCCAAGGTGTTCGTCGTGGGCGGAGACGAAGCCGTGCGGCGCGTCGCCGCCGACTCCGATGCCTCATGGCGCCCCAACATCGGCGGCATCTACGACACGATGGGCCCGGACATTTCCTACATCTGGGCGCTGCGGCAGCGGGCGCGGCCCGAGCCCGGAGCGCTCAAGGCGTTGATCGAGGATGGGGCCCGGGTCGACGCGTCCGTCGCCGGCTCCAAGGTGGTCGACTTCGAGAACCCCGAGCTGCTCATCTCGGTGGGCTACGCCACCGACGTGTTCGACGCCCCCTACAGCGGTCTGCAGGAAGGCGAACTCGACCAGGAGCAGTACGACGTCATCCGCGACGTGGCCTCGGTCGCCGGGACTTCGGTGCTCATCCGCCGCGACATCTTCCGCGGCCTGGGCGGTCTCGACCCGAAGATGACGCAGACCTCGGCCGCCATCGACTTCTGCCAGCGGGCCCGGCTCCGCGGTGGTCGAGTGGTGGTCATTCCGTCGTCGGTGGTGCGTTACGAAGGCCCCGACCCTGCTCCAAAGTGGCGGGAGCGGGCGGGGGAGACCCGGGCGATGATCAAGGCCTACAGCGGGCTGACCCTGCTGTGGGCGTTGCCGGTGGCGTTCCTGGTCGGGCTTCTCGAGAGCGTGCTCGCGTTGTTCGTGGGGCGGTTCCCATTGCCCGGTGTGATCGCCGCCGGGTTCTGGAACATCTGGAAACTGCCCTCCGCGATCGGAGCCCGGTGGCAGGCCCGCCGCGGGCGGGAGGTCGGCGACGAAGAGTTGTTCCGCTACCAGGTGAATGGGTCGGCGCGGCTCCGTCAGATCTACGAGGAAGTGGGAGAGCGGTTGCGGTCGCGATTCCCCGAAGGCGTGCTTTCAGGATTCAATGAAGCGGTCGAGGCCGGGCAGCAGCGGATTCGCAAGCCGGCCTTCTTCATCGGCTTCCTCGCCATCCTCTTCGGCCTCATGGCCACTCGGGGAATATGGGGCGACCATTTGCCGGTCGGGGGGTTCTCCCTCCCGCCACCGGATTCGGCCGTGGCGACGCTCGGTGCCTACGCCGGAGGCTGGAACCCGGCCGGGCTGGGTTCGCCCGAGGTGTTGCACCCTTCGGTGGCAGCGACCGCCCTGGTGCAACTCCTGACCCTGGGCCGAGGAGGTGCCGCCGTTGCCGTGATCGTGCTGGGGTCGTTCCTGCTGGGGATCTTCGGGATGGCGCGGCTGCTGCGGACCTGGGGGATCGGCTCGGTTCCCGGATACTTCTCCGGGATCGTTCTCATGGGTGGTTTCGCGCTGGCGGGCGCGACCGCGTCCACCCATTGGACCGCGATCCCATCGGTCGCCGCCCTGCCGTGGGCGGTCTCGGGCGCGCTACGGCCGTGGACCGGGGGGCGGCTTGCCAAGGCGGGCCGGTTTGCCGGGGTGGTCCTCCCCGTCGGTGTGATCGCGGCATTCACCCCGTTGGCGCTGGTCGTGCCCGTGGTGGCCTTGGTGATCTGGGCCCTGGTGGGCTTAGGGAACCGCTGGGGTGCAGTCGGCCGCATTTCGATCGCCGCAGTGGCAGCCCTGCCGCTCTTGCTGCCGTGGGTCCCCTACGCCGACCTCCTTGGCCACCTCGGGGAGGGCGACAAGGCCTTCTGGGACCCGGCGTGGCCGATGGTTCTTCTTGTGGCCCTGGCGGTCTTCGGTGCGCTGGCCTCACGCGATCCGGTGCTGATGTCGCTTAGCGCCTGGGGCGCCGTGCTGGCTGCACTAGGTGCCATCGCCGCCCGCAGCGGCAGCTTCGGTTCGGGAGCCGCGGTCGAGGTAGTCGGGCAGATCGCGGCTGCTCTCGGTGTGGCGGTGGTCGTCGGATGCGCCCTCGACGCCAATTCGCGGCGCAAACAGGTGAGGGGCACCGAGTACATCGGCGTGGTCGCCGGTACGACTGCGACGGTCGTCCTGGTGATGCTCACGATGCTGGTGGCCGGGCCGGGGCGTGCGGGCCTTCCGGCAGACGAATTGACCGGCGATCTCGCTTTCGCCGTCCCGCAGAACGCCGCTCCGACCCGGGTGTTGATGTTCGGCATCGCGTTGCCGGGCACGACCCGACAACTCGAAGGTCTTCCTTACCGGGTGATCGTTCCCCCGTACCCGACCACCTGGGAGTCCCGGCTCAATGAGCCCCGGCTTGGCGATGATGCACTCCACGCCGTGCTCGAGGACCTGCTCGACGGACGGGTTCGCCGAGCCGGGGGACTGCTGGCCGAGTTCGGCATCGGGTGGGTGGTGTTCTCCGAGCCCAGCCCGCTCGAGCAGGTCTTCGCCGCCCAGCTCGATCTGGTCCCGCTCACTTCCCTTCGCTTTCCGGTGTTCCGCAACGAGGTGCCGACCGCACTGGCCCTCACGCCTGATGGCACCGGATGGAACCTGGCCGGCACCGGGTATCGATCCGGCGATGGGGCGGCGACGCCCGCGATTGCGATTGCATCCAACGCCGACCACCGGTGGGGGCCCGGTTCTTGGGAGCAGGTCGAGTGGTGGAACCAGGTGGTCCCGAGCGAGCGCTCGGTCCAATTCCAGCCGTACGGTCCCCGGCGGATGATGGCGATCGCCGCCGGCGTCTGGCTGGCCGCGCTGGCGGCCTTGTGGGCATTGAGTCGGAGGAGGGTCAAGTCGTGA
- a CDS encoding DNA-formamidopyrimidine glycosylase family protein — translation MPELPDVVIYLERLEALVGGSTLQKVRLGSPWVLRTYDPPISAVEGKKVIGFRRIGKRLVFELEDDLFVVVHLMVAGRLRMREPGAAIPKKRGLAAFDFESATFLLTEEGTKKRASIHVVRGEPALAEHDRGGVEPFAATLDQFTEALGRERHTLKRSLTDAHLFSGIGGAYADEIMHRAKVSPVVRTDRLTDEEIARLHTATTEVLSEWVDRLRAEAGDGFPEKVTAFRDEMAVHGKFGQPCPVCGKPVQRIVYASNETNYCAKCQTGGRVLADRALSRLLKEDFPRTLEEE, via the coding sequence ATGCCTGAGCTCCCCGATGTCGTGATCTACCTCGAACGGCTCGAAGCGTTGGTGGGTGGGTCGACACTGCAGAAGGTCCGCCTGGGGAGCCCCTGGGTGTTGCGGACCTACGACCCGCCGATTTCTGCAGTCGAGGGGAAGAAGGTCATTGGGTTCAGGCGCATCGGCAAGCGTCTGGTGTTCGAGTTGGAGGACGACCTGTTCGTCGTCGTCCACCTGATGGTGGCGGGACGGCTGCGGATGCGGGAGCCCGGCGCGGCCATCCCCAAGAAGCGGGGGCTGGCCGCCTTCGACTTCGAGAGTGCCACCTTCCTGCTCACCGAGGAGGGCACCAAGAAGCGCGCCAGCATCCATGTCGTGAGGGGCGAACCTGCCCTTGCCGAGCACGACCGGGGCGGGGTGGAGCCATTTGCGGCGACTCTTGACCAGTTCACCGAGGCGCTAGGACGGGAGCGCCACACCCTTAAGCGGTCGCTCACCGACGCCCACCTCTTCTCCGGCATCGGCGGTGCCTACGCCGACGAGATCATGCACCGGGCGAAGGTGTCGCCGGTAGTACGCACCGACCGCCTCACCGACGAGGAGATCGCCCGCCTCCACACCGCCACCACCGAGGTGCTCTCCGAATGGGTGGACCGCCTCCGCGCCGAAGCCGGCGACGGCTTCCCCGAGAAGGTGACCGCCTTCCGAGATGAGATGGCGGTGCATGGCAAGTTCGGTCAGCCGTGCCCGGTGTGCGGCAAGCCGGTACAGCGCATCGTCTATGCCTCCAACGAAACCAACTACTGCGCCAAGTGCCAAACCGGAGGCCGAGTGCTGGCCGACCGAGCGCTATCGAGGCTGCTCAAGGAAGACTTCCCGAGGACTCTCGAAGAGGAATGA
- the cofD gene encoding 2-phospho-L-lactate transferase, giving the protein MTLLSGGVGGARAARGFASVLAPEELTVIVNVGDDERIHGVHVSADLDTVVYTLAGVEGPHGWGRADDTFTVMEALERLGVDTTFRLGDVDLATCLARTQALDSGETLSSITDRTARVLGVRHRVLPATDDQLRTKVRTAQGEWCGFQEYFVLRGNRDEVAEVDFEGAEHAKPAPGVVEAIEEADLVVIAPSNPPLSIWPILAIREIHDTVLSAPRVVAVSPLFGGKALKGPADRVMASLGLPAGTAGVLTAYRALLSDLIVDQGDADEEVDSGEVKIHHMDTRIAHPDAAARFAAEVLAL; this is encoded by the coding sequence GTGACCCTCCTCTCGGGCGGCGTCGGCGGGGCGCGCGCGGCGCGTGGCTTCGCCTCGGTGCTTGCCCCCGAGGAACTCACCGTGATCGTGAATGTCGGCGACGACGAGCGGATTCACGGAGTGCATGTCTCCGCCGATCTCGACACCGTCGTTTACACGCTGGCCGGGGTCGAGGGACCGCACGGTTGGGGCCGGGCAGACGACACCTTCACGGTGATGGAGGCCCTGGAGCGGCTCGGAGTCGACACCACATTCCGGCTCGGCGATGTCGACCTAGCCACCTGCCTCGCCCGCACCCAGGCGCTCGACTCGGGGGAGACCCTCTCGTCGATCACCGATCGGACGGCACGAGTGCTGGGCGTGCGGCACCGGGTGTTGCCGGCCACCGACGATCAACTGCGCACCAAGGTGCGCACTGCCCAGGGGGAGTGGTGCGGTTTCCAGGAGTACTTCGTGCTGCGCGGCAATCGCGACGAGGTCGCCGAGGTCGATTTCGAAGGAGCCGAGCACGCCAAACCCGCTCCCGGAGTGGTCGAGGCGATCGAAGAGGCCGACCTGGTGGTGATCGCCCCCTCCAACCCCCCGCTCTCGATCTGGCCGATCCTGGCGATCCGGGAGATCCACGACACCGTCCTCTCCGCCCCCCGGGTGGTGGCGGTGAGCCCCCTGTTCGGCGGAAAGGCGCTCAAGGGCCCCGCCGATCGGGTGATGGCCTCCCTCGGCCTGCCCGCAGGCACCGCCGGGGTGCTCACCGCCTACCGAGCACTGCTCAGCGATCTGATCGTCGACCAAGGCGACGCCGACGAGGAGGTCGACTCCGGAGAGGTCAAGATTCACCACATGGACACTCGCATCGCCCACCCGGACGCCGCCGCCCGCTTCGCCGCCGAGGTACTTGCCCTATGA
- a CDS encoding sigma-70 family RNA polymerase sigma factor, producing the protein MEREGRGDHESDDRQVVGQPGSFDDFYRSEVRSVLAVTMGLTKRRGEAEEVTQEAFYRAYRDWDRVGLMAHPGAWTRRVALNLAVGRWRRLRSEARAVLRLAPATETPGPSDPVADRFWDEVRALPDRQAQVVALTFVEDLDADGIGEILGIKASTVRVHLSRARATLATRLEVEE; encoded by the coding sequence ATGGAACGGGAAGGCCGGGGAGACCATGAGTCGGATGATCGGCAGGTCGTCGGTCAGCCTGGGTCGTTTGACGACTTCTACCGGAGCGAGGTGCGATCGGTGTTGGCGGTGACGATGGGTCTGACAAAACGCCGGGGCGAGGCCGAGGAGGTCACCCAGGAGGCGTTCTACCGCGCCTATCGCGACTGGGACCGGGTCGGTCTCATGGCACACCCGGGTGCCTGGACCCGCCGGGTCGCCCTCAACCTCGCCGTCGGCCGATGGCGCCGCCTCCGTTCTGAGGCCCGTGCCGTGCTGCGACTCGCTCCGGCGACCGAAACACCGGGGCCCTCCGATCCCGTGGCCGACCGCTTCTGGGATGAGGTGCGGGCACTGCCCGACCGGCAGGCCCAGGTGGTCGCCCTCACCTTCGTCGAGGATCTCGATGCCGATGGGATCGGCGAGATCCTCGGCATCAAGGCTTCGACCGTCCGGGTGCACCTGTCCCGCGCCCGGGCGACGCTGGCGACCCGCCTCGAGGTGGAGGAATGA